One region of Flavobacterium sp. KACC 22763 genomic DNA includes:
- a CDS encoding glutamine--tRNA ligase/YqeY domain fusion protein → MASEEKSLNFIEQIIEEDVKSGLSNTKLRFRFPPEPNGYLHIGHASSIALNFGLGIDYQSPVNLRFDDTNPEKEEQEFVDAIKKDVEWLGYKWAEECYASDYFQQLYDWAVFLIKKDKAYVDSQTSEEMAIQKGTPTTPGTDSPYRNRSVEENLDLFERMKNGEFEAGTHILRAKIDMKSTNMLMRDPIMYRILHKHHHRTGDAWKIYPMYDWAHGQSDYLEQISHSFCTLEFLPHRELYDWFLDQILDENKLRPKQREFARRNLSHTVVSKRKLQQLVKEKHVKGWDDPRMSTISGLRRRGYTAASLRNFANTIGIAKRDNLINVSVLEFCIREDLNKIAPRVMAVLDPVKLVITNYPEGKEEWLEAENNQEDENAGFRKVPFSRELYIEREDFLEEAPAKFFRLTLGKEVRLKNAYIIKGESVVKDENGNITEIHVTYDTDSLSGSGTEASQRKVSGTLHWVSIQHALEAEVRLYDRLFTDEAPDSYKEKNFLDFVNPNSLEIVTGYVEPSLSTAQNEDKFQFQRLGYFTVDKDSTPSKLVFNKTVGLKDAWEEKGKKEENSINNSLKDINKYFKVETKAERIAIESAIGENIKNISTFSLLQNSLKKNINNNKASLLFSQFILKYSNWKSTDFEEEDIKKLYSMSLKSESTYVRSKALLNLRDIESEDLRNQFSDEILKLYSNPPKNASEREIEILSEMVKK, encoded by the coding sequence ATGGCATCAGAAGAGAAATCACTCAATTTTATTGAACAAATCATAGAGGAAGACGTAAAATCGGGTCTTTCAAATACTAAACTTCGCTTTCGTTTTCCACCAGAACCTAATGGTTATTTACACATTGGGCATGCAAGTTCTATTGCGTTAAATTTTGGTTTAGGAATTGATTATCAATCTCCTGTGAATTTACGTTTTGATGATACAAACCCTGAAAAAGAAGAACAGGAATTTGTTGATGCTATTAAAAAAGATGTAGAATGGCTGGGTTACAAATGGGCAGAAGAATGTTATGCATCAGATTATTTCCAACAATTGTATGATTGGGCAGTTTTTTTAATTAAGAAAGATAAAGCTTATGTTGACAGTCAGACTTCTGAAGAAATGGCGATCCAGAAAGGAACTCCAACAACTCCAGGAACTGATAGTCCATACAGAAATCGTTCTGTTGAAGAAAACTTAGATTTATTCGAAAGAATGAAAAACGGTGAATTTGAGGCTGGTACACATATTCTTCGTGCAAAAATTGACATGAAATCAACAAACATGTTAATGCGTGATCCTATCATGTACAGAATTTTACACAAACATCACCACAGAACTGGAGATGCTTGGAAAATCTATCCAATGTACGATTGGGCACATGGACAAAGTGACTATTTAGAGCAAATTTCTCACTCATTTTGTACACTAGAATTCTTGCCTCACCGTGAATTATACGATTGGTTTTTAGATCAGATTTTAGATGAAAATAAACTTCGTCCAAAACAAAGAGAATTTGCTAGACGTAACTTATCACATACTGTTGTTAGTAAAAGAAAATTACAGCAACTGGTTAAAGAAAAGCATGTTAAAGGTTGGGATGATCCAAGAATGTCAACAATTTCTGGATTAAGAAGACGTGGTTATACAGCTGCTTCTTTGCGTAATTTTGCCAATACAATTGGTATTGCAAAACGTGATAATTTGATTAATGTATCGGTTTTAGAATTTTGTATTCGTGAAGATTTGAACAAAATTGCACCTCGTGTAATGGCTGTTTTAGATCCTGTAAAACTGGTAATTACAAATTATCCAGAAGGAAAAGAAGAGTGGTTGGAAGCTGAAAATAATCAAGAAGATGAAAATGCAGGTTTCAGAAAAGTACCTTTTTCTCGTGAATTATATATAGAAAGAGAAGACTTTTTGGAAGAAGCTCCAGCTAAATTTTTCCGTTTGACTTTAGGAAAAGAAGTTCGTCTTAAAAATGCTTATATCATTAAAGGTGAATCAGTTGTAAAAGATGAAAACGGAAATATTACAGAAATTCATGTAACGTATGATACAGATTCTTTAAGCGGAAGCGGAACTGAAGCAAGCCAAAGAAAAGTATCTGGAACCTTACATTGGGTTTCAATTCAGCATGCATTAGAAGCAGAAGTTCGTTTGTACGATCGTTTGTTTACAGATGAAGCACCGGACAGTTATAAAGAGAAAAATTTCTTAGATTTTGTGAATCCAAATTCATTAGAAATTGTTACTGGATATGTTGAACCAAGTTTATCAACAGCTCAAAATGAAGATAAATTCCAGTTTCAACGTTTAGGTTATTTTACTGTTGATAAAGACTCAACTCCTTCAAAATTAGTATTTAACAAGACTGTTGGATTGAAAGATGCTTGGGAAGAAAAAGGTAAAAAAGAAGAAAACAGCATCAATAATTCTTTGAAAGATATCAACAAATATTTTAAAGTTGAGACTAAAGCTGAAAGAATTGCAATTGAAAGTGCGATAGGAGAGAACATTAAAAACATCTCTACTTTTTCACTTTTGCAGAATTCTTTAAAGAAGAATATCAACAATAATAAGGCTTCGCTGTTGTTTTCTCAGTTTATTTTGAAATATTCAAATTGGAAATCTACAGATTTTGAAGAAGAAGATATTAAGAAATTATATTCAATGTCTCTAAAAAGTGAATCGACTTATGTTAGATCAAAAGCACTTTTGAATTTAAGAGATATTGAAAGTGAAGATTTGAGAAATCAGTTTTCAGATGAAATTTTAAAATTATATTCAAATCCACCAAAAAATGCTTCTGAAAGAGAAATTGAAATTCTTTCTGAAATGGTGAAGAAGTAA
- the folB gene encoding dihydroneopterin aldolase: MGVIKLKNIRTFSYHGCLIEEGKIGSDYTVDLKIKTNLQKSAETDHLLDTVDYVHLNKIVTEEMAIRSHLLEHVAKRINIRVLAEIEMIEKTTVWVSKINPPIGGDVESVTIKMTEIRK; encoded by the coding sequence ATGGGAGTTATTAAACTGAAAAATATCCGCACTTTTTCTTACCACGGATGTTTAATTGAAGAAGGAAAAATTGGATCTGATTATACGGTTGATCTAAAAATTAAAACCAATTTACAGAAATCAGCAGAAACAGATCATCTTTTAGACACTGTTGACTACGTACATTTGAACAAAATTGTGACGGAAGAAATGGCAATTCGTTCGCATTTATTGGAACATGTAGCCAAAAGAATCAATATTCGTGTGCTGGCAGAGATAGAAATGATAGAAAAAACCACTGTTTGGGTTTCTAAAATAAATCCTCCTATTGGTGGTGATGTTGAGTCAGTTACTATAAAAATGACGGAAATTAGAAAGTAA
- a CDS encoding LysE family translocator: protein MINDILAGLPWGLVLSFMVGPVFFVLLETSITKGFRAAIVFDLGVVLGDIFFIAIAYLGSYRLISSLKDDPALFIFGGIIMLSYGIISFVKLKKEEKINDEEIDRDILKRNYGSLFVKGFLLNVINIGVLGFWLAVIISVGPKLDMQTPRMMTFFTAVIITYLLIDCAKILLAKQLKSKMTPTNILKIKKGISVVLMVFGFALVIQGWFPKEKEMVKNAFERIEKK, encoded by the coding sequence ATGATTAATGATATTCTAGCGGGACTTCCCTGGGGACTTGTTCTTAGTTTTATGGTTGGCCCAGTATTTTTTGTTTTATTAGAAACCAGCATTACAAAAGGATTTAGAGCTGCAATTGTTTTTGATTTAGGCGTAGTTTTAGGAGATATTTTCTTTATTGCTATTGCTTATCTTGGAAGTTATAGACTCATTTCCAGTTTAAAAGACGATCCAGCGCTTTTTATTTTTGGAGGAATAATTATGCTTTCTTACGGTATTATTTCATTTGTAAAACTAAAGAAAGAAGAAAAAATAAACGATGAAGAAATTGATCGTGATATTCTAAAAAGAAACTATGGTAGTTTATTTGTAAAAGGCTTTTTACTGAACGTTATCAACATTGGAGTTCTCGGTTTTTGGCTTGCTGTTATTATTTCAGTAGGACCAAAATTAGATATGCAGACTCCAAGAATGATGACATTTTTTACTGCTGTAATTATCACTTATTTATTAATTGATTGCGCTAAGATTTTATTAGCCAAACAGTTAAAATCAAAAATGACTCCAACAAATATTCTTAAAATTAAAAAAGGAATTAGCGTTGTTTTAATGGTTTTCGGATTTGCTTTAGTAATTCAAGGATGGTTTCCTAAAGAAAAGGAAATGGTTAAAAATGCTTTTGAAAGAATAGAGAAGAAGTAG
- a CDS encoding head GIN domain-containing protein, giving the protein MKKLIIGAAILFVQMSFGQVTKQLGDFDTVKVFDKLSVKLVQGSENKIVIKGTREAEVEAVNKNGILKLRMPFPKLLSGNDLDITLYYKHIELIDVNEGAEVKSSEAIKATSFKVSAQEGGLINVDLDVDKLKVSSVSGGKITLTGKAANQDASLGAGGYLLASKLSTSQTTVSVSAGGKADVNASTLVDAKVSAGGSIYIYGKPKQINQKTVFGGKIEEVK; this is encoded by the coding sequence ATGAAAAAGCTAATTATAGGAGCAGCAATTTTATTTGTACAAATGTCTTTTGGTCAGGTTACCAAACAGTTGGGAGATTTTGATACCGTAAAAGTATTTGATAAATTAAGTGTAAAATTAGTTCAAGGATCTGAGAATAAAATTGTAATAAAAGGAACAAGAGAGGCAGAAGTTGAAGCTGTTAATAAAAATGGTATTTTGAAACTAAGAATGCCTTTTCCAAAACTTCTTTCAGGAAATGATCTTGATATAACTCTGTATTACAAACATATAGAATTGATTGATGTTAATGAAGGAGCAGAAGTGAAGAGTAGTGAAGCCATCAAAGCAACTTCTTTTAAAGTGAGTGCTCAGGAAGGCGGTCTTATAAATGTTGATTTGGATGTTGATAAACTAAAAGTAAGTTCAGTTTCTGGAGGTAAAATTACATTAACAGGAAAAGCTGCGAATCAAGATGCAAGTTTAGGAGCTGGAGGATATTTACTAGCAAGTAAACTTAGCACGTCTCAGACTACTGTAAGCGTTTCTGCGGGAGGAAAAGCTGATGTTAATGCTTCTACCCTTGTCGATGCAAAAGTGAGCGCAGGAGGCTCTATTTACATTTATGGAAAACCAAAGCAAATAAACCAGAAAACTGTTTTTGGTGGTAAAATAGAAGAAGTAAAATAA
- the rnr gene encoding ribonuclease R: MSKKIRKPIKKEKDFSGKILKILSQNANKPFNYKQIGAKLELDDTKSRNQIIKDLKILAAQKKIIETEPGKYLVKAISQDYYEGTIDMTSRKTAYFICDEFEEDVFIPTNNLNRALDKDKVKVYVYNRRKGKRPEGEVIEVIERDKTEFVGVIDMQPNFAFVSTANPKMYTDIFIPKDKIGEAENGDVVLVKIEDWPKRADSPFGSVIRVLGKPGEHNTEIHAILAEYGLPADFPVEVEVFAQKLDTSIQESEIEKRRDMRDTLTFTIDPKDAKDFDDALSFKKLENGNFEIGIHIADVSYYLEEGTILDDEAYQRATSVYLVDRVVPMLPEVLSNFACSLRPNEEKYTFSAVFEVSPTAQVINQWFGRTVIYSDQRFAYEEAQHIIETKGNNTIPVDISITGESYVVSDEIVEATLKLDELAKILRKKRMQQGAISFDKVEVKFNLNEEGEPEGVYFKISKDANHLIEEFMLLANRKVAEYIGKQKKTFVYRIHDEPNEDKLIAMQTVIAKFGYKIDFRTKGDIAKSINALMEEVNGKKEQNLIDTLAIRSMSKAKYSTDNIGHYGLAFDYYSHFTSPIRRYPDVMVHRLLQYYLDGGASVDEETYETKCLHCSNMENLATNAERDSIKYMQVKYMQDHQDEEFLGVISGVTEWGIYVEIVSNKCEGMVRIREIKEDYYTFDERQYALVGANSNRLLQLGDEIYVKVKNADLVKKQLDFHFLRRAE, encoded by the coding sequence ATGAGTAAGAAAATTAGAAAGCCGATAAAAAAAGAGAAAGATTTCTCTGGGAAGATCCTGAAGATTTTATCGCAAAATGCTAATAAGCCATTCAATTACAAACAGATAGGAGCAAAGCTAGAACTTGATGATACAAAAAGCAGAAATCAGATTATAAAAGATCTAAAGATTCTGGCAGCTCAGAAGAAAATCATAGAAACAGAACCTGGAAAATATTTAGTAAAAGCCATTAGCCAGGATTACTACGAAGGAACAATAGATATGACGAGCAGAAAAACGGCATATTTTATTTGTGACGAGTTTGAAGAAGATGTTTTTATTCCGACCAATAATTTGAATCGTGCTTTAGACAAAGACAAAGTAAAAGTTTACGTTTATAACAGAAGAAAAGGAAAAAGACCTGAAGGTGAAGTAATTGAAGTTATAGAAAGAGATAAAACAGAGTTTGTAGGTGTAATTGATATGCAGCCAAATTTTGCTTTTGTTTCTACCGCAAATCCTAAAATGTATACCGATATTTTTATCCCTAAAGATAAAATTGGTGAAGCAGAAAACGGTGATGTTGTTTTGGTTAAGATTGAAGACTGGCCAAAAAGGGCCGATAGTCCGTTTGGATCTGTAATTCGAGTTTTAGGAAAACCTGGAGAACATAATACTGAGATTCATGCTATTTTGGCTGAATATGGTTTGCCAGCAGATTTTCCTGTTGAAGTAGAAGTTTTTGCACAAAAACTAGATACTTCGATTCAGGAATCTGAGATTGAAAAACGTCGTGATATGCGTGATACGCTTACGTTTACGATAGATCCAAAAGATGCAAAAGATTTTGATGATGCCTTGTCTTTCAAAAAGTTAGAAAACGGAAACTTCGAAATTGGAATTCATATTGCCGATGTTTCGTATTATTTGGAAGAAGGAACAATCTTAGATGATGAAGCATACCAAAGAGCTACTTCGGTTTATTTGGTTGATAGAGTAGTGCCAATGCTTCCAGAAGTGTTGTCTAACTTTGCTTGTTCTCTTCGACCAAATGAAGAGAAATATACTTTCTCTGCCGTATTTGAAGTTTCTCCAACGGCACAGGTTATCAACCAATGGTTTGGAAGAACTGTGATTTATTCAGATCAGCGTTTTGCTTACGAAGAGGCTCAGCATATTATTGAAACAAAAGGAAATAATACGATTCCGGTTGATATTTCTATTACTGGAGAATCTTATGTGGTTTCAGATGAAATTGTTGAAGCTACTTTAAAACTAGATGAATTAGCTAAGATTTTAAGAAAGAAAAGAATGCAGCAAGGTGCTATTTCTTTTGATAAAGTGGAAGTGAAGTTCAATCTTAATGAAGAAGGAGAACCAGAAGGAGTATATTTCAAAATATCAAAAGATGCGAATCATTTGATCGAAGAATTCATGCTTTTAGCCAATAGAAAAGTGGCTGAATACATTGGTAAACAAAAGAAAACCTTTGTTTATCGTATTCACGATGAACCAAATGAAGATAAGTTAATTGCAATGCAAACTGTAATTGCTAAGTTTGGTTATAAAATTGATTTTAGAACAAAAGGCGATATAGCAAAATCTATTAATGCTTTGATGGAAGAAGTAAACGGTAAGAAAGAACAAAATCTTATTGATACTCTTGCTATTAGAAGTATGAGCAAAGCCAAATATTCGACTGATAATATTGGTCATTATGGTTTAGCTTTTGATTATTATAGCCATTTTACATCGCCAATTCGTCGTTATCCAGACGTTATGGTACACCGTTTGCTGCAGTATTATCTAGATGGAGGAGCTTCTGTAGACGAAGAAACTTATGAAACGAAATGTTTGCATTGTTCAAACATGGAAAACTTAGCAACAAATGCTGAGCGTGACAGTATTAAATACATGCAGGTTAAATACATGCAGGATCATCAAGACGAAGAATTCCTTGGAGTTATTTCTGGTGTTACTGAATGGGGAATTTATGTTGAAATCGTTTCTAATAAATGCGAAGGAATGGTAAGAATCAGAGAAATAAAAGAAGATTACTATACTTTTGATGAAAGACAATATGCATTGGTTGGTGCTAATTCAAACCGTTTATTGCAATTGGGAGATGAAATTTATGTGAAAGTAAAAAATGCCGACTTAGTGAAAAAACAATTGGATTTTCATTTTTTAAGACGAGCAGAATAA
- a CDS encoding putative signal transducing protein, which yields MESFKTIAVFNYLHETVVLKHLLEQEGIPYFFENEMTLSVIPLYSNALGGIKLKVHPNDFEEVQQILDNLNNPLKIV from the coding sequence ATGGAAAGCTTTAAAACGATCGCCGTATTCAATTATCTGCACGAAACCGTAGTTCTCAAACACTTACTAGAACAAGAAGGAATTCCTTATTTTTTCGAAAACGAAATGACGCTCTCTGTTATACCCCTTTACTCAAATGCGCTGGGCGGAATCAAGCTCAAAGTCCATCCAAACGATTTCGAAGAAGTTCAGCAAATTCTGGACAATCTCAACAATCCTCTCAAAATCGTCTAA
- the rpiB gene encoding ribose 5-phosphate isomerase B — MKISIGNDHAGPEYKKAIVEMLKARGYEVTNYGTDTDASVDYPDFGHPVANDISEGKADFGIVICGSGNGIAMTVNKHPKVRAGLCWTKEIAYLTRLHNDANIVSIPARFTSIHQAVEIVETFLDTAFEGGRHQNRVNKIACA; from the coding sequence ATGAAAATTTCGATAGGAAACGATCACGCAGGTCCAGAATATAAAAAAGCAATTGTTGAAATGCTTAAAGCTAGAGGATATGAAGTAACTAACTACGGTACAGATACTGATGCTTCTGTTGATTATCCAGATTTTGGGCATCCAGTGGCAAATGATATATCTGAAGGAAAAGCAGATTTTGGAATTGTAATCTGCGGAAGTGGTAACGGAATCGCAATGACTGTTAATAAACACCCGAAAGTAAGAGCTGGTTTATGCTGGACTAAAGAAATCGCGTATTTGACGCGTTTACACAACGATGCAAATATTGTGAGTATTCCAGCGAGATTCACATCGATTCATCAAGCTGTTGAAATTGTTGAAACTTTCTTGGATACAGCTTTTGAAGGCGGAAGACATCAAAATAGAGTGAATAAAATTGCTTGCGCATAA
- a CDS encoding DUF1294 domain-containing protein, whose protein sequence is MEILLLYFLLINILVFIFAGYDKSQARKNNRRVPEKTLFLMALTGGSPGLLTAMLLFRHKTSKTSFIVKFVVILAIQAALIIAYLNYKK, encoded by the coding sequence ATGGAAATTTTATTATTATATTTTTTATTGATAAACATTCTCGTTTTTATTTTCGCGGGATATGACAAATCTCAAGCCCGAAAAAATAACCGACGTGTTCCTGAAAAAACATTGTTTCTCATGGCTTTAACCGGTGGATCTCCGGGGTTATTAACAGCAATGTTACTATTTAGACATAAAACGAGCAAAACTTCTTTTATTGTAAAGTTCGTTGTGATTTTAGCAATTCAAGCTGCACTTATAATTGCTTATTTAAACTATAAAAAGTAG
- a CDS encoding Tex family protein, whose amino-acid sequence MTNIQFIAKSVQAPAVSIQNTVKLLEEDCTIPFISRYRKDATGNLDETVIEQIAKLQKDYDTLIKRKEAVLKSIEEQKALTPDLKKKIEDSFDLQEIEDFYLPYKKKKKTKADVAREFGLEPLAKLIISESDADIDFISTQYINENVINEEAAIQGARDIVAEWINENIYVRKQLRRLFQRKATIATKVVKKKAEEEGAKKFDQYFDWEEPLTKAPAHRLLAMLRAENEGFIKMKIDVDIDDAYDVIDEIIIKKQNNSTAHLQLAIEDSYKRLLNPAIGNETLQEAKAKADANSIQVFANNLGQLLLAPPLGEKRILAIDPGFRSGCKVVCLDEKGDLLYNETIYPHAPQNEETMAIKKIRSMVNAYQIDAISIGNGTASRETEFFIKKIAFDKPIQVFVVSEAGASVYSASKIAREEFPNYDVTVRGSVSIGRRLSDPLAELVKIDPKAIGVGQYQHDVDQTKLKEELDSTVIRCVNSVGININTASKHLLSYVSGIGEKLAENIVQYRSENGPFEDRKQLKKVPRLGDKAYQQGAAFIRITNAKNPLDNSAVHPEAYPVVEKMAKDLNISLNELIANKEKTALIKAEKYVTPEIGLLTLKDIIKELEKPGLDPRKSAKVFEFDANVKSIKDLKTGMILPGIVNNITNFGCFVDIGIKESGLVHISQLKAGFVSDVNEVVKLHQHVDVKVTEVDEDRKRIQLTMVL is encoded by the coding sequence ATGACTAATATTCAATTTATTGCCAAGTCTGTTCAGGCGCCCGCAGTCAGTATTCAAAACACAGTAAAATTATTAGAGGAAGACTGTACGATTCCGTTTATTTCGCGATATCGAAAAGACGCAACAGGAAACCTTGATGAAACTGTAATTGAGCAGATTGCGAAACTTCAAAAAGATTATGATACACTTATAAAACGTAAAGAAGCGGTTTTAAAATCTATAGAAGAGCAAAAAGCGCTTACACCCGATTTGAAGAAAAAAATTGAAGACAGTTTTGATTTACAAGAAATTGAAGATTTTTACCTTCCATACAAAAAGAAGAAAAAAACAAAGGCAGATGTTGCGCGTGAATTCGGTTTAGAACCTTTGGCTAAACTGATTATATCTGAAAGTGATGCCGATATCGATTTTATTTCGACGCAATATATTAATGAGAATGTTATTAACGAAGAAGCGGCTATTCAAGGTGCAAGAGATATTGTAGCCGAATGGATTAACGAGAATATTTATGTTCGTAAACAATTAAGAAGATTGTTTCAGCGTAAAGCAACCATTGCTACAAAAGTGGTTAAAAAGAAAGCCGAAGAAGAAGGCGCAAAAAAATTCGATCAGTATTTTGATTGGGAAGAGCCTTTGACAAAAGCGCCAGCGCACCGTTTATTAGCAATGCTTCGTGCAGAAAACGAAGGTTTTATCAAAATGAAAATTGATGTTGATATCGACGATGCCTACGATGTTATTGACGAAATCATCATTAAAAAACAAAATAATTCAACAGCTCATTTGCAATTAGCAATTGAAGACAGTTATAAACGTTTACTGAATCCTGCAATTGGTAACGAAACTTTGCAAGAAGCAAAAGCAAAAGCTGATGCTAACTCGATTCAGGTTTTTGCTAATAATTTAGGTCAGTTGTTATTGGCTCCGCCGTTAGGAGAAAAACGTATTTTAGCAATTGACCCAGGATTTAGAAGTGGTTGTAAAGTAGTTTGCTTGGACGAAAAAGGAGATTTATTATACAACGAAACCATTTATCCGCACGCACCTCAAAACGAGGAAACTATGGCGATAAAGAAAATCCGTTCGATGGTAAATGCGTACCAAATTGATGCGATTTCTATCGGAAACGGAACAGCTTCGCGCGAAACGGAATTTTTCATCAAAAAAATCGCGTTTGACAAACCAATTCAAGTATTTGTGGTTTCTGAGGCAGGTGCTTCGGTATATTCGGCTTCAAAAATTGCGAGGGAAGAATTTCCGAATTATGATGTAACTGTTCGTGGTTCGGTTTCTATCGGAAGACGACTTTCAGATCCTTTGGCCGAATTGGTAAAAATCGACCCTAAAGCGATTGGAGTAGGACAGTATCAGCACGATGTTGACCAGACGAAACTTAAAGAAGAATTGGATAGCACCGTAATTCGTTGCGTAAACTCGGTTGGAATTAATATCAACACTGCTAGTAAACATTTACTAAGTTACGTAAGTGGAATCGGAGAGAAGCTTGCTGAAAATATTGTACAATACCGTTCTGAAAACGGACCTTTTGAAGACAGAAAACAGTTGAAAAAAGTGCCTCGTTTAGGAGACAAAGCGTATCAGCAGGGAGCGGCTTTTATTAGAATTACAAATGCTAAAAATCCGTTGGATAATTCGGCAGTGCATCCAGAGGCTTATCCGGTTGTTGAAAAGATGGCGAAGGATTTGAACATTTCTTTAAATGAATTAATTGCAAATAAAGAGAAAACAGCGCTTATTAAAGCTGAAAAGTATGTAACACCTGAAATTGGTTTACTTACGCTAAAAGATATCATAAAAGAGCTTGAAAAGCCGGGATTAGATCCAAGAAAATCGGCTAAGGTTTTTGAATTTGATGCCAACGTAAAATCAATCAAAGATTTGAAAACCGGAATGATTTTACCAGGTATTGTTAATAACATCACCAACTTTGGCTGTTTTGTTGACATTGGAATCAAAGAAAGCGGATTAGTTCACATTTCGCAATTGAAAGCTGGTTTTGTAAGTGATGTTAACGAAGTGGTGAAATTACATCAGCATGTTGATGTAAAAGTAACTGAGGTTGATGAAGATAGAAAGAGAATTCAGTTGACGATGGTTTTGTAA
- a CDS encoding Sec-independent protein translocase subunit TatA/TatB — MGRLGLTEILVIVGIVILLFGGKKIPELMKGLGSGIKEFKNAAKDDQPAASKKQEEETK; from the coding sequence ATGGGAAGATTAGGTCTTACAGAAATCCTTGTTATCGTAGGTATTGTGATATTACTTTTTGGAGGTAAAAAAATTCCAGAATTAATGAAAGGTTTAGGAAGTGGAATTAAGGAATTTAAAAACGCTGCTAAAGACGATCAACCTGCTGCTTCTAAAAAACAAGAGGAAGAAACGAAATAA
- a CDS encoding peptidase — protein sequence MTKTNKRNFRKKLFIKNRLVILNEDTFEEIFSFRLTLMNVFVTFTLGGIFLILVTTFIIAFTPLREFIPGYSSTELKRNATRLAIKSDSLETALKQNEIYIKGIQKVLKGELEYSKFNKDSILAESVEDASDLNMKASDAEMKLREDVAETEKELKAKSQDKKKSDKK from the coding sequence ATGACTAAAACAAATAAAAGGAATTTTAGGAAAAAACTGTTCATTAAAAACCGATTAGTAATTTTAAATGAAGACACTTTTGAAGAGATATTTTCTTTTAGGCTTACTTTAATGAATGTCTTTGTAACGTTTACTTTAGGCGGAATATTTCTAATTTTGGTTACTACTTTCATTATTGCTTTTACGCCCCTTCGCGAATTTATTCCTGGATATTCTTCTACAGAACTGAAGCGAAACGCTACAAGACTAGCAATTAAATCGGATTCTTTAGAAACAGCTTTAAAACAGAATGAAATTTATATAAAAGGAATTCAAAAAGTTTTAAAAGGCGAATTAGAATATTCAAAATTTAATAAAGATTCTATATTAGCAGAATCGGTTGAAGATGCTTCAGATTTAAATATGAAAGCATCTGATGCTGAAATGAAACTGAGAGAAGATGTCGCTGAAACAGAAAAAGAACTGAAGGCAAAATCTCAAGACAAAAAGAAAAGTGATAAAAAATAA